GCGCTAACTTTGAATATGATTATTACCACGCCAATTCGTAAACTGCAGGAACATATGGAGAAAGCGGCAAATGGCGATTTGTCGGTGAAAGGGGATTATCCGTTTCATGATGAAGTCGGGAAATTGACCGGTGCCTTTAATGTGATGACCGAAAGTCTTCGTTCGCTCGTGTCGCAAATTGCCGACAATGCGTTAACTTTATCGGCGAGTTCGGAAGAGCTTCTGGCCAGTTCTGAGCAGAGCTCATTGGCGGCCAAACAAGTAGCAACCTCCAGCCAGCAGTTGTCCGAAGATTTCGAGAAACAGTTCGCTGGTGTCAACCAAGCGAATGAGGCTGTTCATCAATTGCTGACGAGTACGAAGCTGATTGATGAGTCGGCGAATGAAGTAACTTTGCTTGTAGCGCAAGCGACAAATGCCGCTCAGAACGGGAAGAAATCCGTTGTTTCGATTGCCGGGCAAATGAGTGAAATTTCCGATGCTGTCAATGAAGTGAATGGTGTGATTGATGCTTTAGGCAAAAATGCCCACAAAATCGGTGAGATCGTCAATGTGATCAATGAGATCTCGACGCAGACGAATTTGCTCTCTTTGAACGCGGCGATCGAAGCCGCGCGTGCCGGCGAATCGGGAAGAGGATTCGCTGTCGTAGCTGGCGAAGTGCGGAAACTGGCTGAGCAGTCGGCTTCCTCCGCGAGAAATATTACGAATCTCGTTTCGACGATTCAAAAGCAAATCAACCACGCGGTAAGCTCTATGTATGCCGGAGCGGCCAAAGTGGAGGCCGGTCTAGCAATTTCCGGTGAGGCGCAGGAATCCTTCCTACATATAGAGTCTTCCGTTGAGAAAGTCAACGCGAAGGTAGAGAACGTGAACCTGAACATTCATCAGCTTGTAGAAGCGAATGAACGCATCGAACAAGTGATGAGCATCGTCAGCGGCGTGTCTGAGAAAGGGATTTCCGTCAGTCTGATGACATCTGCTGCAA
Above is a genomic segment from Paenibacillus sp. HWE-109 containing:
- a CDS encoding methyl-accepting chemotaxis protein produces the protein MKINMRSTMSSLKNVKNKKANLSILRNLKLRFKLLMMNAIAIVFLLVVGITGYHYMDKMAGNSTRMYEESLLSVKWINQLKSNFNETESNLLEMMLSVDVKYKMKLKTKLDENLMTNNELVTKIGRIALSDEEAIAFRNFEGKNLTYSKGITTAIEHATQNNQVAYQVYNNEVSPQGNKTVEALDALVKLKESAAEQFQESNKNDSKISHLVIILTIIIAIIILTINALTLNMIITTPIRKLQEHMEKAANGDLSVKGDYPFHDEVGKLTGAFNVMTESLRSLVSQIADNALTLSASSEELLASSEQSSLAAKQVATSSQQLSEDFEKQFAGVNQANEAVHQLLTSTKLIDESANEVTLLVAQATNAAQNGKKSVVSIAGQMSEISDAVNEVNGVIDALGKNAHKIGEIVNVINEISTQTNLLSLNAAIEAARAGESGRGFAVVAGEVRKLAEQSASSARNITNLVSTIQKQINHAVSSMYAGAAKVEAGLAISGEAQESFLHIESSVEKVNAKVENVNLNIHQLVEANERIEQVMSIVSGVSEKGISVSLMTSAASQQQMSTTEEIENSAKSLAGLAEELQISLQKFTV